The Candidatus Denitrolinea symbiosum DNA window AGACGATCAGCGCCTGCCAAAATCGGCATACCGCCAAACCCATAAAAATCATCTGGTTCGGTGTAAAGCAAAGGTGTGGTACTGGCGGTAAATGTCCCGCTATTGCCTGCCGCGTCTATAAGGCGGATTGTGAAACTGATAGTCGCCGAGCCGCCGTTCAGGTCGCTGGATGGATCGAGAATGGTGCGGATATTGAGCGCGTCGTAGGCGGTCGCGTCAATTGGCGAAAAGGTCAATGTGTAACTTGCGGTGGGTTGTTTCCAAGTCAGCCGCTTGATGATCGGCTCACCGGGTACCCCAAACTGGTCAAGGTTAACGAAGGTTGGATGGCAAATCTCTTTGGCTTCACACGAGGTGACAGACAATCCCTCACCCGCTTCCTCACCGACCTCTTCATTGTTCAGCAAAATTTGTTTGTCGGCTGTCGTCAAATTGGCGACAATAGGCAGACCGTAGAGTTGAGTCGGGGCGGGTCGCTCAACCGAAAAGGGGAGAGAACCGTGAAGCATCGCCACAAAGTCGCGCACGTAAGCGACCATAAACGCCTGTTGCGCTTCTTGCGACAATCCGCCATCTTCCGCGAAACAGTTGGGGTTGCCGATCTTGTTGCCGCCATAGTCAATCATGCCAATCAATCCATTGAAGAAATTATGATTTGCCTTGTCCAGCATGATCGCCGACGCGAACGCCGAGCGATTGGGATCGTTTTCCGCCTCTTCAAAATATCGTTGGCTGTCCCAATAGTAAACGTCGCCGTCACACTCCCCATACAGGATGCCCAGCGGCACGTCGGACGGCGCGGACAAGCCGCCGTCTCCTGGCGCGCCAAGCAACACCAATCCAGAGACAGGCATCTTCTTCGCGAGATCGAGAATCAACTCGCCGCCGCGTGAATGACCGAGCAGTAACGGCGGCTGATTCAGATCGACGCGACCCGTCAGGTCAATGGGCAGTTCGTTATTTGCCAATGCGTCAAGGTGGATTTGAACAAGTTGTGGGATAAAGTAATCGCCAATGTTGTTGAGATCGATCCCGTTAACGGTTCCTTCAACGCTGAAAATATCGTACGTGTCATTGAGGTTGATTGCGAGGGCAACATATCCTTCCTCAGCTAATGCGCCAACGAGATTGGCTTCACCGACATCGAAGCGTGATTCTGTCCCGCCTGGCAGACAAAACGTCACAACGGCTTGGGCGGGCGAACTAATGGAACCCGCCATCGGGCGACAAATTTCCTGCCCGAACCGTCCGTGCAATACCAGCGCGACGGGATGCGCCCCGTCATCCTCTGGCACCGCAATGATGCCCTCGACCTTTGCAGGACGACTCCACAGCGACTTATCCACTAAAGCCGCGACCTCATCAGGCAGGGTCAAGGTCGTCCAGCCCAGCGAGTAAGCCTGTGGGATGATCGAAGTTTCGCTCACCAACGCAGTCGTGGCTACATCGGGAATGATGGGCTGAACTTCGATGAATTTGATGGAGTCGGTCAGCGCGGCGACTTCGGTCGAAAACTCTCCCGCCCACGCCTCGTTACTGGCAATCGCCACCAGCGTCACAAATTGATCGTCGCTAGCCAA harbors:
- a CDS encoding alpha/beta hydrolase family protein; amino-acid sequence: MKINKISFLLILMIVLAACTAPSVSQTATPEQTISELPGGGFTYILPEGYVLNPPIGVEGVEVGDGRSILLGKEGVTDLGPLVRVGGGVLQKPFTAESLLSVYRDYYGNQYGFELSETESVQTANDLSGTQFTFAMTLGEGDGTGQVTILASDDQFVTLVAIASNEAWAGEFSTEVAALTDSIKFIEVQPIIPDVATTALVSETSIIPQAYSLGWTTLTLPDEVAALVDKSLWSRPAKVEGIIAVPEDDGAHPVALVLHGRFGQEICRPMAGSISSPAQAVVTFCLPGGTESRFDVGEANLVGALAEEGYVALAINLNDTYDIFSVEGTVNGIDLNNIGDYFIPQLVQIHLDALANNELPIDLTGRVDLNQPPLLLGHSRGGELILDLAKKMPVSGLVLLGAPGDGGLSAPSDVPLGILYGECDGDVYYWDSQRYFEEAENDPNRSAFASAIMLDKANHNFFNGLIGMIDYGGNKIGNPNCFAEDGGLSQEAQQAFMVAYVRDFVAMLHGSLPFSVERPAPTQLYGLPIVANLTTADKQILLNNEEVGEEAGEGLSVTSCEAKEICHPTFVNLDQFGVPGEPIIKRLTWKQPTASYTLTFSPIDATAYDALNIRTILDPSSDLNGGSATISFTIRLIDAAGNSGTFTASTTPLLYTEPDDFYGFGGMPILAGADRLQLASLDGIDLTQLTTVTLEFPQESGDLLLLDVSLLGDPRFHKTP